One Streptomyces drozdowiczii DNA segment encodes these proteins:
- the rph gene encoding ribonuclease PH — protein sequence MSRIDGRTADQLRPVTIERGWSKHAEGSVLISFGDTKVFCTASVTEGVPRWRKGSGEGWVTAEYSMLPRSTNTRGDRESVRGKIGGRTHEISRLIGRSLRAVIDYKALGENTIVLDCDVLQADGGTRTAAITGAYVALADAVAWAQGKKIIKHGRKPLTGTVAAISVGIVDGTPLLDLCYEEDVRAETDMNVVCTGDGRFVEVQGTAEAEPFDRTELNALLDLATAGCVDLAKLQNEALATTLGA from the coding sequence ATGTCTCGTATCGACGGCCGCACCGCCGACCAGCTCCGTCCCGTCACCATCGAACGCGGATGGAGCAAGCACGCCGAAGGTTCCGTGCTCATCTCCTTCGGCGACACCAAAGTCTTCTGCACCGCCTCCGTCACCGAAGGCGTGCCGCGCTGGCGCAAGGGCAGCGGCGAGGGCTGGGTCACCGCCGAGTACTCGATGCTGCCCCGGTCCACCAACACCCGCGGCGACCGCGAGTCCGTACGCGGCAAGATCGGCGGCCGGACCCACGAGATCAGCCGGCTCATCGGCCGCTCCCTGCGCGCCGTCATCGACTACAAGGCCCTCGGCGAGAACACGATCGTCCTGGACTGCGACGTCCTCCAGGCCGACGGCGGCACCCGCACCGCCGCCATCACCGGCGCCTACGTCGCCCTCGCCGACGCGGTCGCCTGGGCCCAGGGCAAGAAGATCATCAAGCACGGCCGCAAGCCGCTGACCGGCACCGTCGCCGCCATCAGCGTCGGCATCGTGGACGGCACCCCGCTCCTCGACCTCTGCTACGAGGAGGACGTCCGCGCCGAGACCGACATGAACGTCGTCTGCACCGGCGACGGCCGCTTCGTGGAGGTCCAGGGCACCGCCGAGGCCGAACCCTTCGACCGTACCGAGCTCAACGCGCTGCTCGACCTCGCCACCGCCGGCTGCGTCGACCTCGCCAAGCTCCAGAACGAGGCGCTGGCCACCACGCTCGGCGCCTGA
- a CDS encoding carboxylesterase/lipase family protein, producing MSPLKSRVTALAAAVVGAALTTTALAPAADASERPLPTRVVTAEGPVQGAVTGAVRTFQGIPYAAPPTGERRWKKPAAVRPWSATLDARAPRSACAQPTDQPISIAGGGSEDCLYLNVTTPAGRSARPRPVIVWIHGGSFAYGDGASYGAAKLAAARQGAVVVTVDYRLGVFGFLTAPGLRAPANLGLLDQQAALRWVARNAAAFGGDPGNVTLMGQSGGGYSVCAQLVSPGARGLFHKAIVQSAGCVGPDGSFTRAQAEDQGEAVVAAALGDGTEDVDSRLRALPTADLVEASASGHDGYRPVVDGEVVPEAPAEAIAAGRFARVPVLHGSTRDEMSGLAGMDELMTGRPLTAEGYAEKVTNQFGADAPAVLAEYPVERYPAPGAALSAVLTDSEWSTAALDTQRALARHTSVYAYEFAEASAPYFRGVPRPASFSLGTGHMTDLAYLFENELFEPLDGAQEELSDTAIGYWSRFASTGRMNGPGLPAWRRFTDDGRYVQRLASGDIGRTDFAAGHHYAFWKRLASS from the coding sequence ATGAGTCCCCTGAAGTCCCGTGTCACCGCCCTCGCAGCAGCAGTCGTCGGCGCGGCACTCACCACGACCGCCCTGGCACCGGCCGCCGACGCCTCGGAGCGTCCTCTTCCCACCCGGGTGGTGACCGCCGAAGGCCCGGTGCAGGGGGCGGTCACCGGTGCGGTGCGGACGTTCCAGGGCATCCCGTACGCGGCGCCGCCGACCGGTGAGCGCCGGTGGAAGAAGCCGGCGGCGGTCCGGCCGTGGTCGGCCACGCTGGACGCCCGGGCCCCTCGGAGCGCGTGCGCGCAGCCCACCGATCAGCCCATCTCGATCGCGGGCGGGGGCAGCGAGGACTGCCTGTATCTGAATGTGACGACGCCGGCCGGGCGGTCGGCGCGGCCCCGGCCGGTGATCGTGTGGATCCACGGCGGGAGCTTCGCGTACGGGGACGGGGCTAGCTATGGCGCGGCGAAGCTGGCGGCGGCGCGGCAGGGCGCGGTGGTGGTGACGGTCGATTACCGGCTCGGGGTGTTCGGTTTCCTGACGGCGCCCGGTCTGCGCGCCCCGGCGAACCTGGGGCTGCTCGACCAGCAGGCCGCGCTGCGGTGGGTGGCGCGCAACGCGGCGGCGTTCGGCGGGGATCCGGGCAATGTGACGCTGATGGGGCAGTCGGGCGGGGGCTACAGCGTGTGCGCGCAGCTGGTGTCACCGGGCGCGCGGGGGCTGTTCCACAAAGCGATCGTGCAGAGCGCGGGGTGCGTGGGGCCGGACGGTTCGTTCACGCGGGCTCAGGCGGAGGATCAGGGTGAGGCGGTCGTCGCGGCGGCCTTGGGCGACGGCACGGAGGATGTCGACTCCCGTCTGCGGGCCCTGCCGACGGCCGATCTGGTCGAGGCATCTGCGTCCGGTCACGACGGGTACCGCCCGGTGGTGGACGGTGAGGTGGTGCCGGAGGCGCCGGCGGAGGCGATCGCGGCGGGGCGGTTCGCTCGGGTGCCGGTGCTACACGGTTCGACGCGTGACGAGATGAGCGGGCTGGCCGGTATGGACGAACTCATGACGGGCCGGCCGCTGACCGCCGAGGGGTACGCGGAGAAGGTGACGAACCAGTTCGGGGCGGACGCTCCGGCGGTGCTGGCCGAGTATCCGGTGGAGCGGTATCCGGCCCCGGGCGCGGCTCTGTCGGCGGTGCTCACGGACTCGGAGTGGTCGACGGCGGCGCTGGACACGCAGCGGGCGCTGGCGCGGCACACGTCGGTGTACGCGTACGAATTCGCCGAGGCGTCGGCGCCGTACTTCCGGGGCGTGCCGCGTCCGGCGAGCTTCTCACTGGGTACGGGTCACATGACCGACCTCGCGTATCTGTTCGAGAACGAGCTCTTCGAGCCGCTCGACGGGGCTCAGGAGGAGTTGTCGGACACGGCGATCGGATATTGGAGCCGGTTCGCGAGCACCGGTCGGATGAACGGTCCGGGACTGCCGGCGTGGCGGCGGTTCACGGACGACGGGCGGTACGTGCAGCGGCTGGCGTCCGGGGACATCGGCCGGACGGACTTCGCGGCGGGCCACCACTACGCGTTCTGGAAGCGGCTCGCCTCGTCGTGA
- a CDS encoding TetR/AcrR family transcriptional regulator — protein sequence MGMGNREKLLEAARKCLFEKGYERTTVRELASAAGVSMAAIGYHFGSKEALLNQALFEALDSGGQALGPSAGDGDLGALWQRLIEAFSANRTFWLANLETILRAQRDPELRGQVASGLRQGRSGMAYEVTGTPEGELSEETVRTLGSVQLALLGGLMMQHITDPESAPTADEVLAGIRALAARLPDEE from the coding sequence ATGGGTATGGGAAACCGGGAAAAGCTGCTGGAAGCGGCCAGGAAGTGCCTCTTCGAGAAGGGGTACGAACGCACCACCGTCCGCGAACTCGCCTCGGCGGCGGGCGTCAGCATGGCGGCCATCGGCTACCACTTCGGCTCCAAGGAGGCCCTGCTCAACCAGGCGCTCTTCGAGGCACTCGACTCCGGGGGCCAGGCGCTGGGCCCGTCGGCGGGGGACGGCGACCTCGGGGCGCTCTGGCAGCGGCTGATCGAGGCGTTCTCGGCGAACCGGACGTTCTGGCTGGCCAACCTGGAGACGATCCTGCGCGCCCAGCGCGACCCGGAACTCCGCGGGCAGGTCGCCTCAGGGCTGCGGCAGGGGCGCAGCGGCATGGCGTACGAGGTCACGGGGACGCCGGAGGGCGAGCTGTCCGAGGAGACCGTGCGCACCCTCGGGTCCGTCCAGCTCGCCCTGCTCGGCGGGCTGATGATGCAGCACATCACCGACCCGGAGTCGGCGCCCACCGCCGACGAGGTGCTGGCCGGCATCCGCGCGCTGGCCGCCCGCCTGCCCGACGAGGAGTGA
- the rdgB gene encoding RdgB/HAM1 family non-canonical purine NTP pyrophosphatase produces the protein MTRLILATRNAGKITELHAILADAGLTHELVGADAYPEVPDVKETGVTFAENALLKAHALAQATGHPAIADDSGLCVDVLGGAPGIFSARWAGTHGNDRANLDLLLAQLGDISDPHRGAYFACAAALALPDGTERVVEGRLTGTLRHTPAGGYGFGYDPILQPDDETRTCAELTPAEKNAISHRGKAFRALVPVVRELVG, from the coding sequence ATGACCCGCCTCATCCTCGCCACCCGCAACGCCGGGAAGATCACCGAACTCCACGCGATCCTCGCCGACGCGGGCCTCACGCACGAGCTCGTCGGCGCCGACGCGTATCCGGAGGTCCCCGACGTGAAGGAGACCGGCGTCACCTTCGCGGAGAACGCCCTGCTCAAGGCCCACGCCCTGGCGCAGGCCACCGGCCACCCCGCGATCGCGGACGACTCCGGCCTCTGCGTGGACGTCCTCGGCGGCGCGCCCGGCATCTTCTCGGCCCGCTGGGCCGGCACCCACGGCAACGACCGCGCCAACCTGGACCTGCTCCTGGCCCAGCTCGGTGACATCTCCGACCCCCATCGCGGGGCCTACTTCGCCTGCGCCGCCGCGCTCGCCCTCCCGGACGGCACGGAACGCGTGGTCGAGGGCCGCCTGACGGGCACCCTCCGCCACACCCCCGCCGGCGGCTACGGCTTCGGCTACGACCCGATCCTCCAGCCCGACGACGAAACCCGCACCTGCGCGGAACTGACCCCGGCCGAAAAGAACGCGATCAGCCACCGGGGGAAGGCGTTCCGGGCGCTTGTGCCGGTGGTGCGGGAGCTGGTGGGCTGA
- a CDS encoding HNH endonuclease signature motif containing protein, translating to MSDVYERQRLAEAVASSSSLREVVVKLGAPPATGTLSHIGRRITAAGIDVSHFPGMNRPQLDLIFTTEELRAAALTADSVRGVARNLEMSDDSQSRSALAALLRRRGIDTSHFRRARLAIPEAALRKAIPDATSYADVMRALGLEVQDTNHRRVRRAVLRLELDTSHFRRRPWSAQQAAKPKAVAPTTLVVRPPGSARVNRERLHRALQEIGVAYRCTSCGNRGRWMKQTCTLQIDHINGDWLDNRAENLRYLCPNCHPLTETWCRNRRPKETSTP from the coding sequence ATGTCTGACGTGTACGAGCGGCAACGACTCGCCGAGGCCGTCGCATCGTCCTCGTCGCTACGTGAGGTCGTGGTCAAACTCGGGGCACCACCGGCGACCGGCACGCTGTCTCACATAGGCCGCCGCATCACGGCGGCGGGCATCGATGTCAGCCACTTCCCCGGCATGAACCGCCCACAGCTGGACCTGATCTTCACCACGGAGGAACTACGGGCCGCAGCACTGACCGCCGACAGCGTGCGCGGGGTGGCCAGAAACCTGGAAATGAGCGACGACAGCCAGTCGCGCTCGGCTCTGGCTGCCCTGCTCCGCAGACGAGGCATCGACACCTCGCACTTCCGGAGGGCACGCCTTGCCATCCCGGAAGCAGCGCTGAGGAAAGCCATTCCGGACGCAACAAGCTACGCGGACGTCATGCGCGCGCTCGGCCTTGAGGTCCAAGACACGAATCACCGCCGCGTGCGACGCGCGGTTCTCCGGCTGGAGCTCGACACGAGCCACTTCAGGCGTCGTCCTTGGTCAGCGCAACAAGCAGCCAAGCCCAAGGCGGTCGCGCCGACGACCTTGGTTGTCAGACCGCCGGGGTCGGCGCGCGTGAACAGGGAGAGGCTTCACCGCGCCCTCCAGGAGATCGGTGTCGCCTACCGTTGTACGTCCTGTGGCAACCGGGGCAGGTGGATGAAGCAAACCTGCACGCTTCAGATCGACCACATCAACGGTGACTGGCTCGACAACCGGGCTGAGAACCTGCGCTATCTGTGCCCCAACTGCCACCCACTCACCGAGACATGGTGTCGCAACCGGCGCCCCAAAGAGACGAGCACACCCTAA
- the proP gene encoding glycine betaine/L-proline transporter ProP, translated as MAASDPHQVADPEAVKRHPALFRAIRKRQNPKLRRTDITITDDQAVKRAVKAASLGNAMEWFDFGIYSYLAGTLGHVFFPSGNDTTQLLSSFATFAVAFLVRPLGGMFFGPMGDKIGRKKVLALTMIMMAIGTFAIGLIPSHATIGVWAAVLLIFFRMLQGFSTGGEYGGASTFIAEYAPDKRRGFFGSFLEFGTLAGYVGAAGLVTLLYALLDDAQMDAWGWRVPFLVAGPLGLVGLYLRLRLDETPAFQKLEGGTAHATEAADSVETTAKGDLGKIFRDYWPTLILCICLVGAYNITDYMLLSYMPTYLSDELGYSETHGLLILLGVMVFLMLIINQVGKLSDRFGRKPLLMTGMLGFLIFSLPAFLLIRQGSIPAIIIGMLMLGLSLVCMLGTMSAALPALFPTNVRYGSLSVGYNLSASIFGGTTPLVITALISVSGSNLMPAYYSMAAALVGVIAVACMKETANKPLAGSPPSVETEEEAAELVHAQTPDPKF; from the coding sequence ATGGCGGCCTCCGACCCCCACCAGGTGGCCGACCCTGAAGCGGTCAAACGTCACCCCGCGCTGTTCCGTGCGATCCGGAAGCGGCAGAACCCCAAGCTGCGGCGCACCGACATCACCATCACGGACGACCAGGCGGTCAAGCGCGCGGTGAAGGCCGCCTCGCTCGGCAACGCGATGGAGTGGTTCGACTTCGGCATCTACTCCTACCTCGCCGGGACGCTGGGACACGTCTTCTTCCCGTCCGGGAACGACACGACCCAGCTCCTCTCCTCGTTCGCCACCTTCGCGGTCGCCTTCCTCGTACGGCCCCTCGGCGGCATGTTCTTCGGCCCGATGGGCGACAAGATCGGCCGCAAGAAGGTCCTCGCCCTCACGATGATCATGATGGCGATCGGCACCTTCGCGATCGGCCTGATCCCCTCCCACGCCACGATCGGCGTCTGGGCCGCGGTCCTGCTGATCTTCTTCCGCATGCTCCAGGGCTTCTCGACGGGCGGTGAGTACGGCGGTGCCTCGACCTTCATCGCGGAGTACGCCCCCGACAAGCGGCGCGGCTTCTTCGGCAGCTTCCTGGAGTTCGGCACGCTCGCCGGCTACGTGGGCGCCGCGGGCCTGGTGACGCTGCTGTACGCGCTCCTCGACGACGCCCAGATGGACGCCTGGGGCTGGCGCGTACCGTTCCTGGTCGCCGGGCCGCTCGGCCTGGTCGGCCTCTACCTGCGACTGCGCCTGGACGAGACCCCGGCCTTCCAGAAGCTGGAGGGCGGCACGGCGCACGCCACGGAGGCGGCGGACAGCGTCGAGACGACGGCGAAGGGGGACCTGGGGAAGATCTTCCGCGACTACTGGCCGACGCTGATCCTCTGCATCTGCCTGGTCGGCGCGTACAACATCACCGACTACATGCTGCTGTCGTACATGCCGACGTACCTCTCCGACGAGCTCGGCTACAGCGAGACGCACGGCCTGCTGATCCTGCTCGGCGTGATGGTGTTCCTGATGCTGATCATCAACCAGGTCGGCAAGCTCTCGGACCGCTTCGGCCGCAAGCCGCTTCTGATGACCGGCATGCTGGGCTTCCTGATCTTCTCGCTGCCCGCGTTCCTGCTGATCCGCCAGGGCAGCATCCCCGCGATCATCATCGGCATGCTGATGCTGGGCCTCTCCCTGGTCTGCATGCTCGGCACGATGTCGGCGGCGCTCCCGGCCCTGTTCCCGACGAACGTCCGCTACGGCTCGCTCTCGGTGGGCTACAACCTCTCGGCGTCGATCTTCGGCGGTACGACTCCGCTGGTGATCACGGCCCTGATCAGCGTCTCCGGCTCCAACCTGATGCCGGCGTACTACTCGATGGCGGCGGCCCTGGTGGGCGTGATCGCGGTGGCCTGCATGAAGGAGACCGCGAACAAGCCGCTGGCAGGCTCCCCGCCGTCGGTGGAAACGGAAGAGGAAGCCGCCGAACTGGTCCACGCCCAAACCCCCGACCCGAAGTTCTGA
- the bcp gene encoding thioredoxin-dependent thiol peroxidase: MSERLAPGDTAPAFTLPDADGNDVSLADHKGRKVIVYFYPAALTPGCTKQACDFTDNLDLLAEAGYDVIGVSPDKPEKLAKFREKENLKVTLVGDPAKETLEAYGAYGEKKLYGKTVTGVIRSTVVVDEDGKVAHAFYNVKATGHVAKIIKDLKI, translated from the coding sequence ATGAGCGAGCGCCTCGCCCCCGGCGACACCGCCCCCGCCTTCACCCTGCCCGACGCGGACGGCAACGACGTCTCGCTCGCGGACCACAAGGGCCGCAAGGTCATCGTCTACTTCTACCCCGCCGCTCTTACCCCCGGCTGCACCAAGCAGGCGTGCGACTTCACGGACAACCTCGATCTGCTCGCCGAGGCCGGCTACGACGTCATCGGGGTCTCGCCGGACAAGCCGGAGAAGCTCGCGAAGTTCCGCGAGAAGGAGAACCTCAAGGTCACACTGGTGGGCGATCCGGCCAAGGAGACCCTTGAGGCGTACGGCGCGTACGGCGAGAAGAAGCTCTACGGCAAAACGGTGACGGGCGTCATCCGGTCCACGGTCGTGGTGGACGAGGACGGCAAGGTCGCCCACGCCTTCTACAACGTCAAGGCCACCGGCCACGTCGCCAAGATCATCAAGGACCTCAAGATCTGA
- a CDS encoding DUF3618 domain-containing protein translates to MSDARTPAQIEADIISRREQLAVVLDEIGVRVHPKTIIGDAKAKVAGTVDRTAGRAYVAVNRAVSDVKAQFVSETGSPRLERVIPAALLAAGVVGLVVVSSRRKR, encoded by the coding sequence GTGTCGGATGCCAGGACCCCTGCGCAGATCGAGGCGGACATCATCAGCAGGCGCGAGCAGCTTGCGGTGGTACTCGATGAGATCGGGGTGCGGGTGCACCCGAAGACGATCATCGGTGACGCGAAGGCGAAGGTCGCCGGGACCGTGGACCGGACGGCCGGCCGGGCGTACGTGGCGGTGAATCGCGCGGTGTCGGACGTCAAGGCCCAGTTCGTCTCGGAGACGGGCAGCCCGCGGCTGGAGCGCGTGATCCCGGCGGCGCTGCTCGCGGCGGGCGTGGTCGGCCTGGTCGTCGTCTCCTCGCGGCGCAAGCGCTGA
- a CDS encoding GroES family chaperonin: protein MSENTDDKLPIRMLHDRVLVRSESPEGERRSGGGILIPATAAVGRRLAWAVVVAVGQNVRTVEPGDRVLFDPEDRAEVEVRGVAYVLMRERDLHAVAADRFEGSEDSTGLYL, encoded by the coding sequence GTGAGCGAGAACACCGACGACAAGCTGCCCATCCGGATGCTGCACGACCGAGTGCTGGTCCGGTCCGAGTCGCCCGAGGGCGAGCGGCGTTCCGGCGGCGGCATCCTGATTCCCGCGACGGCCGCGGTCGGCCGCCGGCTGGCGTGGGCCGTGGTGGTGGCGGTGGGGCAGAACGTGCGGACGGTCGAGCCGGGCGACCGGGTGCTGTTCGACCCGGAGGACCGGGCGGAGGTCGAGGTGCGGGGTGTGGCGTACGTGCTGATGCGCGAGCGCGACCTGCACGCGGTGGCCGCGGACCGGTTCGAGGGCTCGGAGGATTCGACCGGGCTGTATCTGTAG
- a CDS encoding DMT family transporter, with amino-acid sequence MAWVLLVVAGLLEVAWSIGMKYTEGFTRLWPSVFTGLGIVASMMLLSHAARTLPIGTAYGVWVGIGAAGAAVLGMVVLHEPVTAARIFFVCLLLVAVVGLKATSGH; translated from the coding sequence GTGGCGTGGGTTCTGCTGGTCGTCGCCGGTCTGCTGGAAGTGGCCTGGTCGATCGGGATGAAGTACACCGAGGGGTTCACCCGGCTGTGGCCGAGCGTGTTCACGGGCCTGGGGATCGTGGCGAGCATGATGCTGCTGTCGCACGCGGCCCGGACCCTGCCGATCGGTACGGCGTACGGGGTGTGGGTCGGGATCGGCGCGGCGGGTGCCGCGGTCCTGGGCATGGTGGTGCTGCACGAGCCGGTGACGGCGGCCCGGATCTTCTTCGTGTGCCTGCTGCTGGTGGCGGTGGTCGGGCTGAAGGCCACCTCGGGGCACTGA
- a CDS encoding ABC transporter permease — MRVYAVVAAGGFRRYATYRIETAAGVFTNTVFGFILAYTYMALWDERPRLGGYDMPQALTFVWLGQALLMTCVMMGGGFEDELIERIRTGDIAVDLYRPVDLQLWWLAQDLGRAAFHLLGRGIVPMVLGGLAFDLALPGSAGPWLAFLVSVALGVVVSFGIRYLVALSAFWLMDGAGAAQIAFLAGLFFSGMLLPLSLFPGLLGEVARLMPWSALLQVPADVFLGKHTGWGLVRVYVFQAAWAAVLLLVGRMVQGVATRRVVVQGG, encoded by the coding sequence GTGCGGGTCTACGCGGTGGTGGCGGCGGGCGGTTTCCGCCGTTACGCCACCTATCGGATCGAGACGGCGGCGGGGGTGTTCACCAACACCGTCTTCGGCTTCATCCTCGCCTACACGTACATGGCGTTGTGGGACGAGCGGCCCCGCCTCGGCGGTTACGACATGCCGCAGGCGCTGACCTTCGTCTGGCTGGGCCAGGCGCTGCTGATGACCTGCGTGATGATGGGCGGCGGCTTCGAGGACGAACTCATCGAGCGCATCCGCACGGGCGACATCGCGGTGGACCTCTACCGCCCGGTCGACCTCCAGCTGTGGTGGCTGGCGCAGGACTTGGGCCGGGCGGCCTTCCATCTGCTGGGGCGCGGCATCGTGCCGATGGTGCTCGGCGGGCTGGCGTTCGACCTGGCGCTGCCGGGATCGGCGGGGCCGTGGCTGGCGTTCCTCGTCTCGGTGGCGCTGGGCGTGGTGGTGAGCTTCGGCATCCGCTATCTGGTGGCGCTGTCCGCCTTCTGGCTGATGGACGGGGCGGGCGCGGCGCAGATCGCCTTCCTGGCGGGGCTGTTCTTCTCGGGGATGCTGCTGCCGCTGAGCCTGTTCCCGGGGCTGCTGGGCGAGGTGGCGCGGCTGATGCCGTGGTCGGCGCTGCTCCAGGTGCCGGCGGATGTGTTCCTGGGCAAGCACACGGGCTGGGGGCTGGTGCGGGTGTACGTGTTCCAGGCGGCCTGGGCCGCGGTGTTGCTGCTGGTGGGGCGGATGGTGCAGGGCGTGGCGACGCGGAGGGTGGTGGTCCAGGGTGGCTGA
- a CDS encoding ABC transporter permease: MFAPQPRLVEGVRAYGLIVSMWLRSTMAYRASFLMTAVGNFTATAFDFVTIMLMFAHVDALGGYSLPEIALLYGASGTAFGLADLLMGSMDRLGRRVRDGTLDTLLVRPVPVLAQVAADRFALRRLGRITQGLLVLGYGLVAADIDWTPAKAVLLPLMLLSGSVIFGAVFVAGGAFQFIAQDASQVQNSFTYGGNTLLQYPPTIFAKDLVRGVVFVVPLAFVNWLPALYVLGRELPLGLPDGVAFLPPVVAAVCATGAGLVWRAGLRAYRSTGS, translated from the coding sequence ATGTTCGCCCCGCAGCCGCGGCTGGTCGAGGGGGTGCGGGCGTACGGGCTGATCGTGTCGATGTGGCTGCGCTCCACCATGGCGTACCGGGCCTCGTTCCTGATGACGGCGGTCGGCAACTTCACGGCGACGGCGTTCGACTTCGTGACGATCATGCTGATGTTCGCGCACGTCGACGCGCTGGGCGGCTACTCGCTCCCGGAGATCGCCCTGCTGTACGGGGCCTCGGGGACGGCGTTCGGCCTGGCGGACCTGCTGATGGGGTCGATGGACCGGCTGGGCCGCCGGGTGCGCGACGGCACGTTGGACACGTTGCTGGTGCGGCCGGTCCCGGTCCTCGCGCAGGTGGCGGCCGACCGCTTCGCGCTGCGCAGGCTGGGGCGGATCACCCAGGGGCTGCTGGTGCTCGGCTACGGGCTGGTGGCGGCGGACATCGACTGGACCCCGGCGAAGGCGGTCCTGCTGCCGCTGATGCTGCTGAGCGGGTCGGTGATCTTCGGGGCGGTGTTCGTGGCCGGCGGGGCGTTCCAGTTCATCGCGCAGGACGCCTCGCAGGTGCAGAACTCGTTCACGTACGGGGGCAACACGCTGCTCCAGTACCCGCCGACGATCTTCGCGAAGGACCTGGTGCGCGGGGTGGTCTTCGTGGTGCCGCTGGCCTTCGTGAACTGGCTTCCGGCGCTGTATGTGCTGGGCCGGGAGCTGCCGTTGGGGCTGCCGGACGGGGTGGCGTTCCTGCCGCCGGTGGTGGCCGCCGTCTGCGCGACCGGGGCGGGCCTGGTGTGGCGGGCGGGGCTGCGGGCGTACCGGAGTACGGGAAGTTGA
- a CDS encoding ABC transporter ATP-binding protein, with the protein MSTDTETSTAGHPGAGAAFIELDRLEKVFDVRRRTGFLRGERRQVRAVDGISFRVERGEMVGYIGPNGAGKSTTIKMLTGILTPSGGSLRVAGIDPSRERTRLAHRIGVVFGQRTTLWWDLPLRDSYRLMHRMYRVPDARFRANLDRCVELLDLGELLDVPVRQLSLGQRMRGDIAAALLHDPEVLYLDEPTIGLDVVSKAKVRQFLRDLNAERGTTVLLTTHDLTDIEQLCSRVMVIDHGRLMYDGALAGLHEVGESERTLVVDLERELPPIRLESEPSVRTVKVEGPRQWLAFPASASAAPLVARIAAEYPLADLSVREPDIEAVIAKMYARERPGEPVT; encoded by the coding sequence ATGAGTACGGACACGGAGACGAGCACGGCCGGGCATCCGGGCGCCGGGGCGGCCTTCATCGAGCTGGACCGGCTGGAGAAGGTCTTCGACGTCCGCCGCAGGACGGGTTTCCTGCGCGGTGAGCGGCGCCAGGTGCGGGCGGTCGACGGGATCAGCTTCCGGGTGGAGCGCGGCGAGATGGTCGGCTACATCGGGCCGAACGGGGCCGGGAAGTCGACCACGATCAAGATGCTGACGGGCATCCTCACGCCGAGCGGCGGCTCCCTGCGCGTCGCGGGCATCGACCCTTCGCGGGAGCGTACGCGGCTGGCGCACCGGATCGGTGTGGTCTTCGGCCAGCGCACGACGCTCTGGTGGGACCTGCCGCTGCGGGACTCGTACCGGCTGATGCACCGCATGTACCGGGTGCCGGACGCGCGCTTCCGGGCCAATCTGGACCGGTGCGTCGAACTCCTGGACCTGGGCGAGCTGTTGGACGTACCGGTGCGTCAGCTGTCGCTGGGGCAGCGGATGCGCGGGGACATCGCGGCGGCGCTGCTGCACGACCCTGAGGTGCTGTATCTGGACGAGCCGACGATCGGCCTCGACGTGGTGTCCAAGGCCAAGGTGCGGCAGTTCCTGCGGGACCTGAACGCGGAGCGCGGGACGACGGTGCTGCTGACGACCCATGACCTGACGGACATCGAGCAGTTGTGCAGCCGGGTGATGGTGATCGACCACGGCCGGCTGATGTACGACGGTGCGCTGGCCGGGCTGCACGAGGTGGGGGAGAGCGAGCGGACGCTGGTGGTCGACCTGGAGCGCGAACTCCCGCCGATCCGGCTGGAGTCGGAGCCCTCGGTGCGCACGGTGAAGGTGGAGGGGCCGCGCCAGTGGCTGGCCTTCCCGGCCTCCGCGTCGGCGGCGCCGCTGGTGGCGCGGATCGCCGCGGAGTACCCGTTGGCGGACCTTTCGGTGCGGGAGCCGGACATCGAGGCGGTGATCGCGAAGATGTACGCGCGCGAGCGGCCCGGTGAGCCGGTGACGTGA